The following proteins come from a genomic window of Halorussus halophilus:
- a CDS encoding tRNA pseudouridine(54/55) synthase Pus10, whose amino-acid sequence MTILEDARRVIDNGPVCDACLGRCFADRSFGLTNDERGHALRVSVVLEDDEPFEEPEAECWVCEGESDRFDEWAETVAEALEGWNFETYQVGTRAPPLVEENEVLLRESADLPEDAGELFKSEFNREVGKRVGVLTGTEVDFERPDVLALLNVEAGDDEELSSHAVDVQINSAFLYGRYKKLERDIPQTEWPCRECGGSGKQLAEGGGEEDCDYCGGSGYLYDESVEELTTPPVLEAMDGEEALFHGAGREDVDALMLGTGRPFVIEIKQPRTRDVDPEALQAEINEFAGDSVEVTDLAVAEHDMVERVKELDASKTYRMDVEFDADVTAEELQEAIEELDGATVEQDTPQRVDHRRASKTRIREAYDVSGELTDSRHAELEIHGEGGLYIKELVSSDEGRTEPSLAGILDVGAVVTALDVIAVEGEDEPFDHPDFLEEEA is encoded by the coding sequence ATGACCATCCTCGAAGACGCGCGCCGAGTCATCGACAACGGCCCCGTCTGTGACGCCTGCCTCGGTCGCTGTTTCGCCGACCGGAGCTTCGGGTTGACCAACGACGAGCGCGGCCACGCCCTCCGGGTTTCGGTCGTGCTCGAAGACGACGAACCGTTCGAAGAACCTGAAGCGGAATGCTGGGTCTGCGAAGGCGAGAGCGACCGCTTCGACGAGTGGGCCGAGACCGTGGCGGAGGCGCTCGAAGGATGGAACTTCGAGACGTACCAAGTCGGCACACGCGCCCCGCCGCTGGTCGAGGAGAACGAGGTGTTGCTCCGCGAGTCCGCAGACCTCCCAGAAGATGCGGGCGAACTGTTCAAATCCGAATTCAACCGCGAAGTCGGCAAGCGCGTGGGTGTCCTCACCGGCACGGAAGTCGATTTCGAGCGCCCAGACGTGCTGGCTCTGCTGAACGTCGAGGCCGGAGACGACGAGGAACTCTCCTCGCACGCGGTCGATGTCCAAATCAACTCGGCGTTTCTCTACGGCCGCTACAAGAAACTGGAGCGCGACATCCCACAGACCGAGTGGCCCTGCCGGGAGTGCGGTGGCTCCGGCAAGCAACTGGCCGAGGGCGGCGGCGAGGAGGACTGTGACTACTGCGGTGGATCCGGTTACCTCTACGACGAGAGCGTCGAGGAACTGACGACGCCGCCCGTCCTCGAAGCGATGGACGGTGAGGAGGCGCTGTTCCACGGTGCGGGCCGCGAGGACGTGGACGCGCTGATGCTCGGCACCGGCCGCCCCTTCGTCATCGAAATCAAGCAGCCCCGAACCAGAGACGTGGACCCCGAGGCACTCCAAGCCGAAATCAACGAATTCGCGGGCGACTCCGTCGAAGTTACCGACCTCGCGGTCGCCGAACACGACATGGTCGAGCGCGTGAAGGAACTCGACGCAAGTAAGACCTATCGGATGGACGTGGAGTTCGACGCAGACGTGACCGCGGAGGAACTCCAAGAAGCCATCGAGGAACTCGACGGCGCGACCGTCGAGCAGGACACGCCCCAGCGCGTGGACCACCGCCGCGCGAGCAAGACCCGGATTCGAGAGGCCTACGACGTGTCCGGCGAACTCACTGATTCGCGCCACGCCGAACTGGAGATTCACGGCGAAGGCGGTCTCTACATCAAGGAGCTCGTCAGCAGTGACGAAGGGCGCACAGAGCCGAGTTTGGCGGGCATCCTCGACGTCGGAGCCGTCGTAACCGCGCTCGACGTGATTGCCGTGGAAGGCGAAGACGAGCCGTTCGACCATCCGGATTTCCTCGAAGAAGAAGCGTAG
- the rnhB gene encoding ribonuclease HII yields the protein MFGVDEAGKGPVLGSMFAAAVTVEDTTDLPPDIDDSKNVAPARREEIAATLRADNEIRVGVAEIPVSRIDAPETDMNTLTVEAQATALSEIAEQGAEGVVDAGDTSEERFGRRVAERVEANIDLTAEHGADESYKIVGAASIVAKVERDDHVATLAEKHGDVGSGYPSDPNTRDFLADYVAENGCLPDCARASWSTCEDVLAAHEQSGLGDF from the coding sequence GTGTTCGGGGTAGACGAAGCAGGCAAGGGACCCGTCTTGGGGTCGATGTTCGCCGCGGCGGTCACAGTCGAAGACACCACCGACCTCCCACCAGATATCGACGACTCGAAGAATGTCGCACCTGCGCGTCGCGAGGAAATCGCCGCCACGCTCCGTGCCGATAACGAAATCCGCGTCGGCGTCGCCGAAATCCCCGTCTCGCGAATCGACGCCCCCGAGACCGACATGAACACGCTGACCGTCGAGGCTCAAGCGACCGCGCTCTCCGAAATTGCCGAGCAGGGCGCAGAGGGCGTCGTGGACGCTGGCGATACCAGCGAGGAACGCTTTGGTCGCCGCGTCGCCGAGCGTGTCGAAGCAAACATCGACCTGACCGCGGAACACGGCGCGGACGAATCGTACAAAATCGTCGGTGCGGCCAGCATCGTCGCCAAAGTCGAACGCGACGACCACGTCGCCACGCTCGCCGAGAAACACGGCGACGTGGGGAGCGGTTATCCGAGCGACCCCAACACGCGCGACTTTCTGGCCGACTACGTCGCGGAGAACGGGTGTCTCCCCGACTGCGCGCGAGCGAGTTGGTCCACCTGCGAGGACGTGCTGGCCGCTCACGAGCAGTCCGGACTGGGCGATTTCTGA
- a CDS encoding preprotein translocase subunit SecD, with protein sequence MNLRENWRVVLLVIFLLVSTVALVAPGMGDSGGDRAVATNDSGPTNLKYGLELSGGTRIRAPINGLTAEDVSIPQGTTPGAAEKQIARNLSNADASDVTVRLPTETRQSVAVEVYSDNVTKEQFGSALNSAGYDYQQIRPGVTAETRDTMVRILNDKISEAGLSGGRVQQVNTQNQHFIVIEMPNTNQSEVESLVTERGKVEIVAVFPAENSSGNDTEYKRVPLLQQDELAKVGSAQEDDRLGPHVPIVLNDNSAQNFTDAMNKWGFTREGISSCRWRTNPENPGYCLLTVVDGEPVYGAGMSSNLAQTLRQEKFTQTPNFVIQTQNMSEAGELQIHLNAGSLPASLDMEEGTSYYLAPSLAQEFKLTSLITGLAAVLAVSGVVFLRYGKPEVALPMILTALSEVVILLGFASAIQLPLDLSHIAGFIAVIGTGVDDLIIIADEVMAEGKVNSTRVFKSRFRKAFWVIGAAAATTIIAMSPLAVLSLGDLQGFAIITILGVLIGVLITRPAYGDILRALLTDK encoded by the coding sequence ATGAATCTGCGCGAGAATTGGCGCGTCGTTCTCCTCGTCATCTTCTTGCTCGTTAGCACCGTCGCGCTGGTCGCGCCCGGAATGGGCGACAGCGGCGGAGACCGAGCAGTTGCAACGAACGACAGCGGCCCGACGAACCTCAAGTACGGCTTGGAACTGTCCGGTGGTACGCGAATCCGCGCGCCAATCAACGGCTTGACCGCCGAAGACGTGTCGATTCCGCAGGGCACCACGCCTGGTGCGGCCGAGAAGCAAATCGCTCGCAACCTCTCGAACGCCGACGCTTCGGACGTGACGGTTCGCCTGCCGACCGAGACGCGACAGAGCGTCGCGGTCGAGGTGTACAGCGACAACGTTACCAAAGAGCAGTTCGGTAGTGCGCTGAACTCTGCCGGGTACGACTACCAGCAGATTCGGCCGGGTGTGACTGCAGAGACCCGCGACACCATGGTTCGGATTCTCAACGACAAGATTTCGGAGGCTGGACTCTCCGGCGGTCGCGTCCAGCAGGTGAATACCCAGAACCAGCACTTCATCGTCATCGAGATGCCGAACACGAACCAGAGCGAGGTCGAGAGCCTCGTCACCGAGCGCGGGAAGGTCGAAATCGTCGCTGTCTTCCCCGCGGAGAACTCCTCCGGTAACGACACGGAGTACAAGCGCGTGCCGCTACTCCAGCAGGACGAACTCGCCAAGGTCGGGTCGGCACAGGAAGACGACCGACTCGGGCCACACGTGCCTATCGTCCTGAACGACAACTCCGCACAGAACTTCACGGACGCGATGAACAAGTGGGGCTTCACCCGCGAAGGCATCAGTAGCTGTCGTTGGCGGACGAATCCCGAGAATCCGGGATACTGTCTGCTGACCGTCGTGGACGGTGAACCCGTCTACGGGGCGGGAATGAGTTCGAACCTCGCACAGACGCTTCGACAGGAGAAGTTCACCCAGACGCCGAACTTCGTCATCCAGACCCAGAACATGTCCGAAGCAGGCGAACTCCAGATCCACCTGAATGCCGGTTCGCTCCCGGCCTCGCTGGACATGGAAGAGGGCACCTCCTACTACCTCGCACCGAGTCTCGCACAGGAGTTCAAGCTGACCTCGCTCATCACGGGACTGGCCGCGGTGCTGGCAGTCAGCGGCGTGGTCTTCCTGCGCTACGGGAAGCCGGAAGTCGCGCTCCCGATGATACTGACGGCGCTCTCTGAAGTCGTCATCCTCCTCGGGTTCGCCTCGGCGATACAACTGCCGCTGGACCTCAGCCACATCGCCGGGTTCATCGCAGTCATCGGGACTGGGGTGGACGACCTCATCATCATCGCCGACGAAGTGATGGCCGAAGGCAAAGTGAACTCGACGCGGGTGTTCAAGAGCCGCTTCCGCAAGGCGTTCTGGGTCATCGGCGCGGCCGCCGCGACGACCATCATCGCGATGAGTCCGCTCGCGGTGCTGAGTCTCGGTGACCTGCAAGGGTTCGCCATCATCACCATCCTCGGCGTCCTCATCGGGGTCCTCATCACCCGACCGGCGTACGGTGACATCCTTCGGGCGCTGCTGACGGACAAGTAG
- the secF gene encoding protein translocase subunit SecF: MVAFEVPEVDYTQYTNRQLAAVPLAVLAVALLVIAGWFVATGAPVSLGIEFTGGTELRVQTATPQDQISQQFDSEVVSISPVQTEPNTYIVTFPPEADNLATQAQNGLQPVNGQSKADIVKSVQETSASFGSNTQRLALYGLGLAFAGMSVLVFLMFRSFVPSIAVVLSAFSDIVIPVALMNVLGIDLSLGTVAALLMLIGYSVDSDILLNNHILRRSGDFYESTYRAMRTGVTMTVTSLSAMAVMALVAYIFQIDLLASIGVVLVLGLATDLMNTYMLNLSLLRWYKFEGVAR; the protein is encoded by the coding sequence ATGGTAGCGTTCGAAGTGCCGGAAGTGGACTACACCCAGTACACGAACCGGCAGTTGGCGGCCGTCCCCCTCGCAGTTCTGGCCGTCGCACTGCTGGTCATCGCTGGGTGGTTCGTCGCAACCGGCGCGCCGGTATCACTCGGCATCGAGTTTACTGGCGGGACCGAACTACGGGTCCAGACGGCCACGCCCCAAGACCAGATCTCCCAGCAGTTCGACTCGGAGGTCGTGTCCATCAGCCCCGTCCAGACCGAACCGAACACGTACATCGTGACGTTCCCGCCCGAGGCCGACAACCTCGCCACGCAAGCACAGAACGGGTTACAGCCAGTGAACGGTCAATCGAAGGCGGACATCGTCAAGTCCGTCCAAGAAACGTCCGCGAGCTTCGGCTCTAACACCCAACGACTCGCGCTTTACGGACTCGGACTGGCGTTCGCGGGCATGAGCGTCCTGGTCTTCCTGATGTTCCGCAGTTTCGTTCCCTCCATCGCCGTCGTCCTCTCGGCGTTCAGCGACATCGTCATCCCCGTCGCGCTGATGAACGTCCTCGGCATCGACCTCTCGCTGGGGACTGTCGCGGCGCTGTTGATGCTCATCGGTTACTCGGTGGACTCGGACATCCTGCTGAACAACCACATCCTGCGCCGGTCGGGTGACTTCTACGAGTCCACCTACCGCGCGATGCGAACTGGTGTGACGATGACCGTCACCTCGCTGTCGGCGATGGCAGTGATGGCGCTCGTCGCGTACATCTTCCAAATCGACCTGCTGGCGTCCATCGGCGTCGTCCTCGTCCTCGGACTGGCGACCGACCTGATGAACACCTACATGCTCAATCTCAGCCTGCTTCGCTGGTACAAGTTCGAAGGGGTGGCACGATGA
- a CDS encoding calcium/sodium antiporter, translated as MVFGGPVGQLGVVVVTVCGLWVGARLLVDAVVKLARRIGFSELIIGLTVVAIGTSTPELVVTTDAALKGLGDIAVGNVLGSNIYNLTVVLGLVSLLRAVPISESLVRRDGVALLASTLVGGAALVDLRVSRLEGVLLVALFVAYTVYLLRVERATATEPVGLTPASNPTESSDENGRGSFGGRDLLLLLVGLAVVLVSGEYMVRAASALARGVGISEWVIGGTIVAAGTSTPEVAVSVVAIRRGSLGISVGNVFGSNIFNLFGAMGIAAIVRPLSLGGAVMETVGWLLVVSTLVVAALWTGRTLSQGEGALFVCSEFGRWVLGLLGLVG; from the coding sequence ATGGTGTTCGGTGGTCCCGTCGGCCAATTGGGTGTCGTAGTCGTCACTGTCTGCGGTCTCTGGGTCGGAGCGCGCTTGCTCGTGGACGCGGTGGTCAAACTCGCGCGGCGCATCGGCTTCTCGGAACTCATAATCGGTCTGACAGTGGTCGCCATCGGCACGTCAACGCCGGAACTCGTCGTCACGACGGACGCCGCGCTCAAAGGACTGGGCGACATCGCGGTGGGCAACGTCCTCGGGTCGAACATATACAATCTAACGGTCGTCCTCGGTCTCGTGTCACTGCTCCGGGCCGTCCCGATTTCGGAGTCGCTCGTTCGTCGTGACGGCGTCGCGCTGCTGGCGAGTACGCTGGTCGGCGGGGCCGCTCTGGTCGATCTCAGGGTTTCGCGTCTCGAAGGCGTCCTGTTGGTCGCGCTGTTCGTTGCGTACACCGTCTATCTACTGCGAGTCGAGCGAGCAACTGCTACAGAACCGGTAGGTTTGACCCCGGCCTCGAACCCGACGGAGAGCAGCGATGAGAACGGGCGAGGGTCATTCGGTGGCCGGGACCTCCTCTTGCTGCTGGTCGGGTTAGCCGTGGTTCTCGTGAGTGGTGAGTACATGGTTCGGGCAGCGTCTGCGTTGGCGCGCGGCGTCGGTATCTCGGAGTGGGTCATCGGCGGGACGATCGTCGCGGCTGGCACGTCCACTCCGGAGGTCGCCGTCTCGGTCGTGGCGATACGGCGCGGGAGCCTCGGAATCTCGGTCGGGAACGTCTTTGGAAGCAACATCTTCAATCTCTTTGGCGCGATGGGAATCGCCGCCATCGTCCGACCGCTGTCGCTCGGGGGAGCCGTGATGGAGACCGTGGGTTGGTTGCTGGTAGTCTCGACGCTCGTGGTCGCCGCGCTGTGGACGGGCCGAACCCTCTCACAGGGCGAGGGAGCGCTGTTCGTCTGCTCCGAGTTCGGTCGGTGGGTACTGGGACTGCTCGGATTGGTCGGTTGA
- a CDS encoding DUF5812 family protein → MSDDSDTEKTSTFLVTHAEAESAVLKDVHDGQVHTLSSNPGVEEYDAVEGTVAPDPPMNVTWSVVDVEERRALSTERSEEPPTTQEMEMADEQEVGELARTERAGTGEIHVLSVPPEDTEDAVSDVLDDEGTLSRAARLGVSRVEVRSEEGVVSVRYMP, encoded by the coding sequence ATGAGCGACGACAGCGACACCGAGAAGACGAGTACCTTCCTCGTCACCCACGCCGAAGCCGAGTCGGCCGTGCTGAAAGACGTACACGACGGACAAGTCCACACGCTCTCTTCGAACCCCGGCGTCGAGGAGTACGACGCCGTCGAGGGCACCGTTGCACCCGACCCGCCGATGAACGTCACGTGGTCGGTCGTCGATGTCGAGGAACGCCGCGCGCTCTCGACGGAGCGCAGCGAGGAACCACCGACGACCCAAGAGATGGAGATGGCCGACGAACAGGAGGTCGGCGAACTCGCTCGCACCGAACGTGCCGGAACGGGCGAGATTCACGTGCTGTCGGTGCCTCCGGAAGACACCGAGGACGCCGTCTCGGACGTGCTGGACGACGAAGGCACCCTCTCGCGTGCGGCGCGGTTAGGTGTGTCGCGCGTGGAGGTTCGGAGCGAGGAGGGTGTCGTGAGCGTGCGGTACATGCCGTAG
- a CDS encoding glucose-6-phosphate isomerase, producing the protein MRVDLGNALSEVADPGVSRAELDQLDQRVGDAHERIQQGREDDEHGYAALNLPETADPDAIRAAVEPFADAQNVLTVGIGGSALGAATIAHALPSETDAYFLDNVDPEHVTQLLSSIDLGSTAVNVVSRSGTTAETLANFLVVRDAMDTAGVDWTDQTFVTTGQEGNLRNLADKHDLPALDVPDGVPGRFSALSTVGLACAAIQGHDLDALLAGASDEADRLAGSLYDSPAYAYGAVSYALEERGAAVNAMMPYAESLETFAEWFAQLWAESLGKAGRGQTPARALGATDQHSQLQLYRAGPHDKMVTLVRPQNYEDRQIPETDLEGLSYLGGSSLGELLDAEFEATEASLAAAEQPNVRIELDRVDERNIGELLYGMEAACVVYGELASISTFTQPAVEWGKRAARGLLGGGDFEEADAVAEKTTLTIE; encoded by the coding sequence ATGCGAGTAGACCTCGGCAACGCACTGAGCGAAGTCGCCGACCCCGGCGTCTCGCGGGCCGAACTCGACCAACTCGACCAACGGGTCGGGGACGCCCACGAACGAATCCAGCAGGGTCGCGAGGACGACGAACACGGCTACGCCGCGCTGAATCTCCCCGAGACTGCGGACCCCGACGCCATCCGTGCCGCAGTCGAACCGTTCGCGGACGCCCAGAACGTCCTCACCGTCGGCATCGGTGGCTCCGCCCTCGGCGCGGCGACTATCGCCCACGCGCTCCCCTCCGAGACAGACGCTTACTTTCTCGACAACGTGGACCCCGAACACGTCACCCAACTACTCTCCTCCATCGACCTCGGTTCGACTGCGGTCAACGTCGTCTCGCGCTCGGGGACCACCGCGGAGACGTTGGCAAACTTCCTCGTCGTCCGGGACGCGATGGACACCGCAGGAGTCGATTGGACCGACCAGACGTTCGTCACGACCGGTCAAGAAGGCAATCTCCGAAATCTCGCCGACAAGCACGACCTGCCTGCGCTCGACGTGCCCGACGGCGTTCCCGGCCGGTTCTCCGCGCTCTCGACGGTCGGTCTCGCCTGCGCCGCGATTCAGGGCCACGACTTAGACGCACTGCTCGCAGGTGCGAGCGACGAAGCAGACCGACTCGCTGGCTCGCTGTACGACTCGCCAGCCTACGCCTACGGCGCGGTCAGCTACGCCCTCGAAGAGCGCGGTGCGGCAGTCAACGCGATGATGCCCTACGCCGAATCGCTGGAAACGTTCGCCGAGTGGTTCGCCCAACTGTGGGCCGAGAGTCTCGGGAAGGCGGGGCGCGGCCAGACGCCCGCCCGTGCGCTCGGTGCGACCGACCAGCACTCCCAACTGCAACTGTACCGCGCTGGCCCGCACGACAAGATGGTCACGCTCGTTCGCCCGCAGAACTACGAGGACCGCCAAATCCCCGAGACCGACTTGGAGGGCCTCTCCTATCTGGGCGGCAGTTCGCTCGGCGAACTCCTGGACGCCGAATTCGAAGCGACGGAAGCTAGTCTCGCGGCGGCCGAACAGCCGAACGTCCGAATCGAACTCGACCGCGTGGACGAGCGCAACATCGGCGAACTCCTCTACGGCATGGAGGCCGCCTGCGTCGTCTACGGCGAACTCGCGTCGATATCGACGTTCACGCAACCCGCAGTCGAGTGGGGCAAGCGCGCGGCCCGCGGCTTGCTCGGCGGTGGCGACTTCGAGGAAGCCGACGCCGTCGCGGAAAAGACGACGTTGACTATCGAGTAG
- a CDS encoding CPBP family intramembrane glutamic endopeptidase produces the protein MKDRSTASVGVVLAAIALAGAALPWGTVGVGPVENVVLAVLGVAAFGAFSLRKNGLLDREPGALLAGTASFAVVGYVVLVLSGVVAVGPPSPSPWGLSFAVLGGVGGVIAAYGDGRGFPENLKAGAVATGKSLLLGFSGLFAIAVWANIVVVVGNMLVPGGLPQMLMLAVSAIALGLGTGTIAVVYFVATDKSLSYLDFRIPNLKGFGWTVAGIFALFALNIAVSFVLSQIGVGTASHSIEQSARDGDPTILLWLIPAAFLIIGPGEELLYRNIIQKSLYDTFSKWGAVVVASVVFALAHIPAYAAGASSVSALLSTLSVIFLLSMVLGTVYLKTENTTVSALIHGAFDAILFAAMYVQITGTTTAAILP, from the coding sequence ATGAAAGACCGCTCGACCGCCAGCGTCGGCGTCGTGCTGGCCGCAATCGCACTCGCGGGGGCCGCGCTCCCGTGGGGAACCGTCGGTGTCGGCCCCGTCGAGAACGTGGTCCTCGCCGTCCTCGGAGTGGCTGCCTTCGGTGCGTTCTCGCTCCGGAAAAACGGCTTGCTCGACCGCGAACCCGGCGCGTTACTGGCCGGAACTGCAAGCTTCGCCGTCGTCGGCTACGTCGTCCTCGTCCTCTCGGGTGTCGTCGCTGTCGGCCCGCCGTCGCCCTCGCCGTGGGGGCTCTCGTTCGCAGTCCTCGGCGGCGTCGGTGGCGTCATCGCCGCATACGGCGACGGACGCGGCTTCCCGGAGAACTTGAAGGCTGGCGCAGTGGCGACCGGAAAGAGTCTCTTACTCGGCTTCTCGGGACTGTTCGCCATCGCCGTCTGGGCGAACATCGTAGTCGTCGTCGGTAACATGCTCGTCCCGGGTGGACTCCCACAGATGCTCATGCTCGCGGTCAGCGCCATCGCGCTCGGACTCGGCACGGGAACGATTGCAGTCGTCTACTTCGTCGCGACGGACAAGTCGCTCTCGTATCTCGACTTCCGCATCCCGAACCTGAAGGGTTTCGGCTGGACCGTGGCGGGCATCTTCGCGCTGTTCGCGCTCAACATCGCCGTCTCGTTCGTCCTCTCCCAAATCGGCGTCGGAACGGCGAGTCACAGCATCGAACAGAGTGCGCGCGATGGCGACCCGACGATTCTGCTCTGGCTGATTCCCGCGGCGTTCCTCATCATCGGCCCCGGAGAGGAACTGCTCTACCGCAACATCATTCAGAAGTCGCTGTACGACACGTTCTCGAAGTGGGGCGCGGTGGTCGTCGCCAGCGTCGTCTTCGCACTGGCCCACATCCCCGCCTACGCCGCAGGTGCGTCGTCGGTTTCGGCGCTTCTCAGCACGCTCTCTGTCATCTTCCTACTTTCGATGGTTCTCGGGACCGTCTACTTGAAGACGGAGAACACCACGGTCTCGGCGCTCATCCACGGCGCGTTCGACGCGATTCTGTTCGCCGCGATGTACGTCCAGATTACGGGGACCACGACCGCCGCGATTCTCCCATAG
- a CDS encoding CopG family transcriptional regulator, whose product MQRRYAITCDRTLARRIDALAREYDLTTQEVLQQLITVGLEEIERN is encoded by the coding sequence ATGCAGCGTCGATATGCGATCACTTGCGACCGAACTCTCGCCCGCCGCATCGACGCGCTGGCACGCGAGTACGACCTCACGACCCAAGAGGTACTCCAGCAACTCATCACGGTCGGGCTCGAAGAAATCGAGCGAAACTGA
- a CDS encoding NOB1 family endonuclease, which translates to MYVLDSSAFINEYHTQADTATIPLVREELEDESAYRFDAMEGSGMHIHIPRDDAVEKVRRAAGETGDLDELSDTDIRLVAAAFELDGTLVTDDYAMQNVSEHLDVSVEVIAQDGISEQRNWRFQCQGCGREFDENKDRCPICGSELTRKNPSNA; encoded by the coding sequence ATGTACGTCTTAGATTCCTCTGCGTTCATCAACGAGTATCACACGCAAGCAGACACGGCGACCATCCCACTGGTCCGCGAGGAGTTGGAAGACGAGAGCGCCTATCGCTTCGACGCGATGGAAGGCTCTGGGATGCACATCCACATCCCTCGCGACGACGCCGTCGAGAAGGTTCGCCGCGCCGCCGGGGAGACCGGCGACTTGGACGAACTGTCGGACACCGACATCCGACTCGTCGCCGCCGCGTTCGAACTCGACGGGACGCTCGTCACCGACGACTACGCGATGCAGAACGTCTCCGAACACTTAGACGTGAGTGTCGAAGTCATCGCCCAAGATGGCATCAGCGAACAGCGCAACTGGCGATTCCAGTGTCAGGGGTGTGGCCGGGAGTTCGACGAGAACAAAGACCGCTGTCCCATCTGCGGCAGCGAACTCACCCGAAAGAATCCCTCGAACGCGTAA
- a CDS encoding PRC-barrel domain-containing protein — protein MAEILAENLSGKAVMGSDGTELGMLYNITMDLKTGELADLIIEPDEQLENESVELSADEEGRFQVPVNRVQAVKDYIVVQR, from the coding sequence ATGGCGGAAATCCTCGCCGAAAACCTCTCGGGGAAGGCGGTAATGGGGTCTGACGGAACAGAACTCGGGATGTTGTACAACATCACGATGGACCTCAAAACCGGCGAACTCGCAGACCTCATCATCGAACCGGACGAACAACTGGAGAACGAATCCGTCGAACTCAGCGCCGACGAAGAGGGCCGCTTCCAGGTCCCCGTCAATCGCGTGCAGGCGGTTAAAGATTACATCGTCGTTCAGCGGTAA